From a single Arachis hypogaea cultivar Tifrunner chromosome 3, arahy.Tifrunner.gnm2.J5K5, whole genome shotgun sequence genomic region:
- the LOC112784567 gene encoding transcription factor TGA2.3-like isoform X6, whose product MMKKPKHHGGCKSGGWDENTDSGSGSGVNTNTLSSKLETEPHHNHFESQDSPISSQQQEDQEVQLATSDASRKGPSPQQKKKGASSTSEKAVDAKVKTLRRLAQNREAARKSRLRKKAYVQQLECSRLKLTQLEKEVERARSQVSGTGGGGGGGAMMFDMEYGRWLEDEERQMGEVRRGLEGGISDGEMRVIVESYMSHYDELFRLKAEGAKWDVFHIMNGTWTSPAERCFLWMGGFRPSDLVGLLIHQLEPLAEQQIIAMYGLRHSSQQAEDALSQGLEQLHHSLLHTISLPQMLSAMAKLSNLEAFLLQADHLRQQTLHQFCRFLTIRQAARCFLVIGDYYARLRALSSLWASRTLINNHHDNSSIDLQTQNHFSNF is encoded by the exons ATGATGAAGAAGCCAAAGCATCAT GGAGGTTGCAAGTCAGGAGGATGGGATGAAAACACAGACTCAGGATCAGGATCAGGTGTGAACACCAACACCCTTTCAAGCAAATTGGAAACGGAACCCCATCATAATCATTTTGAATCACAAGATTCTCCAATTAGTAGCCAACAACAAGAAGATCAAGAGGTGCAGCTGGCAACTAGTGATGCCTCAAGAAAAGGGCCATCACCCCAACAAAAG AAAAAAGGAGCGAGTTCCACATCAGAGAAGGCAGTGGATGCAAAGGTGAAG ACACTGAGACggttggcacaaaacagagaagCTGCAAGGAAAAGCCGTCTGAGGAAAAAG GCTTATGTGCAGCAACTAGAGTGTAGCAGATTAAAGCTTACTCAGCTGGAAAAGGAGGTAGAAAGAGCAAGATCACAGGTATCAGGaacaggaggaggaggaggaggaggagcaaTGATGTTTGACATGGAATATGGAAGATGGCTGGAAGATGAAGAGAGGCAGATGGGGGAGGTGAGGAGGGGGCTGGAGGGGGGAATATCGGACGGGGAGATGAGAGTGATAGTGGAGAGTTACATGAGCCACTACGACGAACTCTTCAGGCTGAAGGCGGAGGGTGCCAAGTGGGACGTGTTCCACATCATGAATGGCACATGGACATCCCCCGCAGAGAGGTGCTTCCTGTGGATGGGTGGTTTCAGGCCGTCAGACCTGGTGGGATTGCTGATACACCAGTTGGAGCCTCTTGCGGAGCAGCAGATCATAGCCATGTACGGACTGAGACACTCATCCCAGCAGGCTGAAGACGCTCTTTCTCAGGGGCTTGAGCAGCTCCACCACTCTCTCCTCCACACCATCTCCCTCCCTCAGATGCTTTCTGCCATGGCCAAGCTTTCCAACCTTGAAGCTTTCCTCCTTCAGGCTGATCATCTGAGGCAGCAAACTCTTCACCAATTCTGTCGATTTCTCACCATTCGTCAAGCAGCTCGCTGTTTCCTTGTCATTGGAGACTACTATGCTCGTCTTCGCGCCCTTAGTTCTCTTTGGGCCTCCAGGACCCTCATCAACAATCATCACGATAACTCATCCATCGACTTGCAAACGCAAAATCATTTCTCTAATTTCTGA
- the LOC112784567 gene encoding transcription factor TGA2.3-like isoform X3: MASQRIGGDTGLSESLITSHHHASTHGVLHGINSPSSTLMNEGGAFDFGELEEAIVLQGIKTRNDEEAKASWRPAATLEMFPSWPIRFHQTSRGGCKSGGWDENTDSGSGSGVNTNTLSSKLETEPHHNHFESQDSPISSQQQEDQEVQLATSDASRKGPSPQQKKKGASSTSEKAVDAKVKTLRRLAQNREAARKSRLRKKAYVQQLECSRLKLTQLEKEVERARSQVSGTGGGGGGGAMMFDMEYGRWLEDEERQMGEVRRGLEGGISDGEMRVIVESYMSHYDELFRLKAEGAKWDVFHIMNGTWTSPAERCFLWMGGFRPSDLVGLLIHQLEPLAEQQIIAMYGLRHSSQQAEDALSQGLEQLHHSLLHTISLPQMLSAMAKLSNLEAFLLQADHLRQQTLHQFCRFLTIRQAARCFLVIGDYYARLRALSSLWASRTLINNHHDNSSIDLQTQNHFSNF, encoded by the exons ATGGCGAGCCAAAGAATAGGAGGAGACACTGGTTTATCAGAGTCACTGATCACAAGTCATCACCATGCCTCTACTCATGGAGTTCTTCATGGAATCAACTCCCCATCATCAACCTTAAT GAACGAAGGGGGAGCGTTTGATTTTGGAGAGCTGGAAGAGGCAATTGTTCTGCAAGGAATCAAGACTAGAAATGATGAAGAAGCCAAAGCATCAT GGAGGCCTGCAGCAACACTGGAAATGTTCCCTTCATGGCCAATCAGATTCCACCAAACCTCAAga GGAGGTTGCAAGTCAGGAGGATGGGATGAAAACACAGACTCAGGATCAGGATCAGGTGTGAACACCAACACCCTTTCAAGCAAATTGGAAACGGAACCCCATCATAATCATTTTGAATCACAAGATTCTCCAATTAGTAGCCAACAACAAGAAGATCAAGAGGTGCAGCTGGCAACTAGTGATGCCTCAAGAAAAGGGCCATCACCCCAACAAAAG AAAAAAGGAGCGAGTTCCACATCAGAGAAGGCAGTGGATGCAAAGGTGAAG ACACTGAGACggttggcacaaaacagagaagCTGCAAGGAAAAGCCGTCTGAGGAAAAAG GCTTATGTGCAGCAACTAGAGTGTAGCAGATTAAAGCTTACTCAGCTGGAAAAGGAGGTAGAAAGAGCAAGATCACAGGTATCAGGaacaggaggaggaggaggaggaggagcaaTGATGTTTGACATGGAATATGGAAGATGGCTGGAAGATGAAGAGAGGCAGATGGGGGAGGTGAGGAGGGGGCTGGAGGGGGGAATATCGGACGGGGAGATGAGAGTGATAGTGGAGAGTTACATGAGCCACTACGACGAACTCTTCAGGCTGAAGGCGGAGGGTGCCAAGTGGGACGTGTTCCACATCATGAATGGCACATGGACATCCCCCGCAGAGAGGTGCTTCCTGTGGATGGGTGGTTTCAGGCCGTCAGACCTGGTGGGATTGCTGATACACCAGTTGGAGCCTCTTGCGGAGCAGCAGATCATAGCCATGTACGGACTGAGACACTCATCCCAGCAGGCTGAAGACGCTCTTTCTCAGGGGCTTGAGCAGCTCCACCACTCTCTCCTCCACACCATCTCCCTCCCTCAGATGCTTTCTGCCATGGCCAAGCTTTCCAACCTTGAAGCTTTCCTCCTTCAGGCTGATCATCTGAGGCAGCAAACTCTTCACCAATTCTGTCGATTTCTCACCATTCGTCAAGCAGCTCGCTGTTTCCTTGTCATTGGAGACTACTATGCTCGTCTTCGCGCCCTTAGTTCTCTTTGGGCCTCCAGGACCCTCATCAACAATCATCACGATAACTCATCCATCGACTTGCAAACGCAAAATCATTTCTCTAATTTCTGA
- the LOC112784567 gene encoding transcription factor TGA9-like isoform X5 has translation MFPSWPIRFHQTSRGGCKSGGWDENTDSGSGSGVNTNTLSSKLETEPHHNHFESQDSPISSQQQEDQEVQLATSDASRKGPSPQQKKKGASSTSEKAVDAKVKTLRRLAQNREAARKSRLRKKAYVQQLECSRLKLTQLEKEVERARSQVSGTGGGGGGGAMMFDMEYGRWLEDEERQMGEVRRGLEGGISDGEMRVIVESYMSHYDELFRLKAEGAKWDVFHIMNGTWTSPAERCFLWMGGFRPSDLVGLLIHQLEPLAEQQIIAMYGLRHSSQQAEDALSQGLEQLHHSLLHTISLPQMLSAMAKLSNLEAFLLQADHLRQQTLHQFCRFLTIRQAARCFLVIGDYYARLRALSSLWASRTLINNHHDNSSIDLQTQNHFSNF, from the exons ATGTTCCCTTCATGGCCAATCAGATTCCACCAAACCTCAAga GGAGGTTGCAAGTCAGGAGGATGGGATGAAAACACAGACTCAGGATCAGGATCAGGTGTGAACACCAACACCCTTTCAAGCAAATTGGAAACGGAACCCCATCATAATCATTTTGAATCACAAGATTCTCCAATTAGTAGCCAACAACAAGAAGATCAAGAGGTGCAGCTGGCAACTAGTGATGCCTCAAGAAAAGGGCCATCACCCCAACAAAAG AAAAAAGGAGCGAGTTCCACATCAGAGAAGGCAGTGGATGCAAAGGTGAAG ACACTGAGACggttggcacaaaacagagaagCTGCAAGGAAAAGCCGTCTGAGGAAAAAG GCTTATGTGCAGCAACTAGAGTGTAGCAGATTAAAGCTTACTCAGCTGGAAAAGGAGGTAGAAAGAGCAAGATCACAGGTATCAGGaacaggaggaggaggaggaggaggagcaaTGATGTTTGACATGGAATATGGAAGATGGCTGGAAGATGAAGAGAGGCAGATGGGGGAGGTGAGGAGGGGGCTGGAGGGGGGAATATCGGACGGGGAGATGAGAGTGATAGTGGAGAGTTACATGAGCCACTACGACGAACTCTTCAGGCTGAAGGCGGAGGGTGCCAAGTGGGACGTGTTCCACATCATGAATGGCACATGGACATCCCCCGCAGAGAGGTGCTTCCTGTGGATGGGTGGTTTCAGGCCGTCAGACCTGGTGGGATTGCTGATACACCAGTTGGAGCCTCTTGCGGAGCAGCAGATCATAGCCATGTACGGACTGAGACACTCATCCCAGCAGGCTGAAGACGCTCTTTCTCAGGGGCTTGAGCAGCTCCACCACTCTCTCCTCCACACCATCTCCCTCCCTCAGATGCTTTCTGCCATGGCCAAGCTTTCCAACCTTGAAGCTTTCCTCCTTCAGGCTGATCATCTGAGGCAGCAAACTCTTCACCAATTCTGTCGATTTCTCACCATTCGTCAAGCAGCTCGCTGTTTCCTTGTCATTGGAGACTACTATGCTCGTCTTCGCGCCCTTAGTTCTCTTTGGGCCTCCAGGACCCTCATCAACAATCATCACGATAACTCATCCATCGACTTGCAAACGCAAAATCATTTCTCTAATTTCTGA
- the LOC112784567 gene encoding transcription factor TGA9-like isoform X8, with protein MGDDNNNNKNDDGFCYPYHIDECMAILPHHEQQKWPNHNHAATLHSQMQKLARNYSKKGASSTSEKAVDAKTLRRLAQNREAARKSRLRKKAYVQQLECSRLKLTQLEKEVERARSQVSGTGGGGGGGAMMFDMEYGRWLEDEERQMGEVRRGLEGGISDGEMRVIVESYMSHYDELFRLKAEGAKWDVFHIMNGTWTSPAERCFLWMGGFRPSDLVGLLIHQLEPLAEQQIIAMYGLRHSSQQAEDALSQGLEQLHHSLLHTISLPQMLSAMAKLSNLEAFLLQADHLRQQTLHQFCRFLTIRQAARCFLVIGDYYARLRALSSLWASRTLINNHHDNSSIDLQTQNHFSNF; from the exons ATGggagatgataataataataacaagaacGATGATGGTTTCTGCTACCCTTATCATATCGATGAATGCATGGCTATTCTTCCTCATCATGAACAACAGAAATGGCCTAATCATAATCATGCCGCTACTCTGCATTCACAAATGCAGAAACTTGCTAGAAATTATTCT AAAAAAGGAGCGAGTTCCACATCAGAGAAGGCAGTGGATGCAAAG ACACTGAGACggttggcacaaaacagagaagCTGCAAGGAAAAGCCGTCTGAGGAAAAAG GCTTATGTGCAGCAACTAGAGTGTAGCAGATTAAAGCTTACTCAGCTGGAAAAGGAGGTAGAAAGAGCAAGATCACAGGTATCAGGaacaggaggaggaggaggaggaggagcaaTGATGTTTGACATGGAATATGGAAGATGGCTGGAAGATGAAGAGAGGCAGATGGGGGAGGTGAGGAGGGGGCTGGAGGGGGGAATATCGGACGGGGAGATGAGAGTGATAGTGGAGAGTTACATGAGCCACTACGACGAACTCTTCAGGCTGAAGGCGGAGGGTGCCAAGTGGGACGTGTTCCACATCATGAATGGCACATGGACATCCCCCGCAGAGAGGTGCTTCCTGTGGATGGGTGGTTTCAGGCCGTCAGACCTGGTGGGATTGCTGATACACCAGTTGGAGCCTCTTGCGGAGCAGCAGATCATAGCCATGTACGGACTGAGACACTCATCCCAGCAGGCTGAAGACGCTCTTTCTCAGGGGCTTGAGCAGCTCCACCACTCTCTCCTCCACACCATCTCCCTCCCTCAGATGCTTTCTGCCATGGCCAAGCTTTCCAACCTTGAAGCTTTCCTCCTTCAGGCTGATCATCTGAGGCAGCAAACTCTTCACCAATTCTGTCGATTTCTCACCATTCGTCAAGCAGCTCGCTGTTTCCTTGTCATTGGAGACTACTATGCTCGTCTTCGCGCCCTTAGTTCTCTTTGGGCCTCCAGGACCCTCATCAACAATCATCACGATAACTCATCCATCGACTTGCAAACGCAAAATCATTTCTCTAATTTCTGA
- the LOC112784567 gene encoding transcription factor TGA2.3-like isoform X2, producing the protein MASQRIGGDTGLSESLITSHHHASTHGVLHGINSPSSTLMNEGGAFDFGELEEAIVLQGIKTRNDEEAKASSLFITGRPAATLEMFPSWPIRFHQTSRGGCKSGGWDENTDSGSGSGVNTNTLSSKLETEPHHNHFESQDSPISSQQQEDQEVQLATSDASRKGPSPQQKKKGASSTSEKAVDAKTLRRLAQNREAARKSRLRKKAYVQQLECSRLKLTQLEKEVERARSQVSGTGGGGGGGAMMFDMEYGRWLEDEERQMGEVRRGLEGGISDGEMRVIVESYMSHYDELFRLKAEGAKWDVFHIMNGTWTSPAERCFLWMGGFRPSDLVGLLIHQLEPLAEQQIIAMYGLRHSSQQAEDALSQGLEQLHHSLLHTISLPQMLSAMAKLSNLEAFLLQADHLRQQTLHQFCRFLTIRQAARCFLVIGDYYARLRALSSLWASRTLINNHHDNSSIDLQTQNHFSNF; encoded by the exons ATGGCGAGCCAAAGAATAGGAGGAGACACTGGTTTATCAGAGTCACTGATCACAAGTCATCACCATGCCTCTACTCATGGAGTTCTTCATGGAATCAACTCCCCATCATCAACCTTAAT GAACGAAGGGGGAGCGTTTGATTTTGGAGAGCTGGAAGAGGCAATTGTTCTGCAAGGAATCAAGACTAGAAATGATGAAGAAGCCAAAGCATCAT CTTTATTCATCACAGGGAGGCCTGCAGCAACACTGGAAATGTTCCCTTCATGGCCAATCAGATTCCACCAAACCTCAAga GGAGGTTGCAAGTCAGGAGGATGGGATGAAAACACAGACTCAGGATCAGGATCAGGTGTGAACACCAACACCCTTTCAAGCAAATTGGAAACGGAACCCCATCATAATCATTTTGAATCACAAGATTCTCCAATTAGTAGCCAACAACAAGAAGATCAAGAGGTGCAGCTGGCAACTAGTGATGCCTCAAGAAAAGGGCCATCACCCCAACAAAAG AAAAAAGGAGCGAGTTCCACATCAGAGAAGGCAGTGGATGCAAAG ACACTGAGACggttggcacaaaacagagaagCTGCAAGGAAAAGCCGTCTGAGGAAAAAG GCTTATGTGCAGCAACTAGAGTGTAGCAGATTAAAGCTTACTCAGCTGGAAAAGGAGGTAGAAAGAGCAAGATCACAGGTATCAGGaacaggaggaggaggaggaggaggagcaaTGATGTTTGACATGGAATATGGAAGATGGCTGGAAGATGAAGAGAGGCAGATGGGGGAGGTGAGGAGGGGGCTGGAGGGGGGAATATCGGACGGGGAGATGAGAGTGATAGTGGAGAGTTACATGAGCCACTACGACGAACTCTTCAGGCTGAAGGCGGAGGGTGCCAAGTGGGACGTGTTCCACATCATGAATGGCACATGGACATCCCCCGCAGAGAGGTGCTTCCTGTGGATGGGTGGTTTCAGGCCGTCAGACCTGGTGGGATTGCTGATACACCAGTTGGAGCCTCTTGCGGAGCAGCAGATCATAGCCATGTACGGACTGAGACACTCATCCCAGCAGGCTGAAGACGCTCTTTCTCAGGGGCTTGAGCAGCTCCACCACTCTCTCCTCCACACCATCTCCCTCCCTCAGATGCTTTCTGCCATGGCCAAGCTTTCCAACCTTGAAGCTTTCCTCCTTCAGGCTGATCATCTGAGGCAGCAAACTCTTCACCAATTCTGTCGATTTCTCACCATTCGTCAAGCAGCTCGCTGTTTCCTTGTCATTGGAGACTACTATGCTCGTCTTCGCGCCCTTAGTTCTCTTTGGGCCTCCAGGACCCTCATCAACAATCATCACGATAACTCATCCATCGACTTGCAAACGCAAAATCATTTCTCTAATTTCTGA
- the LOC112784567 gene encoding transcription factor TGA2.3-like isoform X4 has translation MASQRIGGDTGLSESLITSHHHASTHGVLHGINSPSSTLMNEGGAFDFGELEEAIVLQGIKTRNDEEAKASWRPAATLEMFPSWPIRFHQTSRGGCKSGGWDENTDSGSGSGVNTNTLSSKLETEPHHNHFESQDSPISSQQQEDQEVQLATSDASRKGPSPQQKKKGASSTSEKAVDAKTLRRLAQNREAARKSRLRKKAYVQQLECSRLKLTQLEKEVERARSQVSGTGGGGGGGAMMFDMEYGRWLEDEERQMGEVRRGLEGGISDGEMRVIVESYMSHYDELFRLKAEGAKWDVFHIMNGTWTSPAERCFLWMGGFRPSDLVGLLIHQLEPLAEQQIIAMYGLRHSSQQAEDALSQGLEQLHHSLLHTISLPQMLSAMAKLSNLEAFLLQADHLRQQTLHQFCRFLTIRQAARCFLVIGDYYARLRALSSLWASRTLINNHHDNSSIDLQTQNHFSNF, from the exons ATGGCGAGCCAAAGAATAGGAGGAGACACTGGTTTATCAGAGTCACTGATCACAAGTCATCACCATGCCTCTACTCATGGAGTTCTTCATGGAATCAACTCCCCATCATCAACCTTAAT GAACGAAGGGGGAGCGTTTGATTTTGGAGAGCTGGAAGAGGCAATTGTTCTGCAAGGAATCAAGACTAGAAATGATGAAGAAGCCAAAGCATCAT GGAGGCCTGCAGCAACACTGGAAATGTTCCCTTCATGGCCAATCAGATTCCACCAAACCTCAAga GGAGGTTGCAAGTCAGGAGGATGGGATGAAAACACAGACTCAGGATCAGGATCAGGTGTGAACACCAACACCCTTTCAAGCAAATTGGAAACGGAACCCCATCATAATCATTTTGAATCACAAGATTCTCCAATTAGTAGCCAACAACAAGAAGATCAAGAGGTGCAGCTGGCAACTAGTGATGCCTCAAGAAAAGGGCCATCACCCCAACAAAAG AAAAAAGGAGCGAGTTCCACATCAGAGAAGGCAGTGGATGCAAAG ACACTGAGACggttggcacaaaacagagaagCTGCAAGGAAAAGCCGTCTGAGGAAAAAG GCTTATGTGCAGCAACTAGAGTGTAGCAGATTAAAGCTTACTCAGCTGGAAAAGGAGGTAGAAAGAGCAAGATCACAGGTATCAGGaacaggaggaggaggaggaggaggagcaaTGATGTTTGACATGGAATATGGAAGATGGCTGGAAGATGAAGAGAGGCAGATGGGGGAGGTGAGGAGGGGGCTGGAGGGGGGAATATCGGACGGGGAGATGAGAGTGATAGTGGAGAGTTACATGAGCCACTACGACGAACTCTTCAGGCTGAAGGCGGAGGGTGCCAAGTGGGACGTGTTCCACATCATGAATGGCACATGGACATCCCCCGCAGAGAGGTGCTTCCTGTGGATGGGTGGTTTCAGGCCGTCAGACCTGGTGGGATTGCTGATACACCAGTTGGAGCCTCTTGCGGAGCAGCAGATCATAGCCATGTACGGACTGAGACACTCATCCCAGCAGGCTGAAGACGCTCTTTCTCAGGGGCTTGAGCAGCTCCACCACTCTCTCCTCCACACCATCTCCCTCCCTCAGATGCTTTCTGCCATGGCCAAGCTTTCCAACCTTGAAGCTTTCCTCCTTCAGGCTGATCATCTGAGGCAGCAAACTCTTCACCAATTCTGTCGATTTCTCACCATTCGTCAAGCAGCTCGCTGTTTCCTTGTCATTGGAGACTACTATGCTCGTCTTCGCGCCCTTAGTTCTCTTTGGGCCTCCAGGACCCTCATCAACAATCATCACGATAACTCATCCATCGACTTGCAAACGCAAAATCATTTCTCTAATTTCTGA
- the LOC112784567 gene encoding transcription factor TGA2.3-like isoform X1 has translation MASQRIGGDTGLSESLITSHHHASTHGVLHGINSPSSTLMNEGGAFDFGELEEAIVLQGIKTRNDEEAKASSLFITGRPAATLEMFPSWPIRFHQTSRGGCKSGGWDENTDSGSGSGVNTNTLSSKLETEPHHNHFESQDSPISSQQQEDQEVQLATSDASRKGPSPQQKKKGASSTSEKAVDAKVKTLRRLAQNREAARKSRLRKKAYVQQLECSRLKLTQLEKEVERARSQVSGTGGGGGGGAMMFDMEYGRWLEDEERQMGEVRRGLEGGISDGEMRVIVESYMSHYDELFRLKAEGAKWDVFHIMNGTWTSPAERCFLWMGGFRPSDLVGLLIHQLEPLAEQQIIAMYGLRHSSQQAEDALSQGLEQLHHSLLHTISLPQMLSAMAKLSNLEAFLLQADHLRQQTLHQFCRFLTIRQAARCFLVIGDYYARLRALSSLWASRTLINNHHDNSSIDLQTQNHFSNF, from the exons ATGGCGAGCCAAAGAATAGGAGGAGACACTGGTTTATCAGAGTCACTGATCACAAGTCATCACCATGCCTCTACTCATGGAGTTCTTCATGGAATCAACTCCCCATCATCAACCTTAAT GAACGAAGGGGGAGCGTTTGATTTTGGAGAGCTGGAAGAGGCAATTGTTCTGCAAGGAATCAAGACTAGAAATGATGAAGAAGCCAAAGCATCAT CTTTATTCATCACAGGGAGGCCTGCAGCAACACTGGAAATGTTCCCTTCATGGCCAATCAGATTCCACCAAACCTCAAga GGAGGTTGCAAGTCAGGAGGATGGGATGAAAACACAGACTCAGGATCAGGATCAGGTGTGAACACCAACACCCTTTCAAGCAAATTGGAAACGGAACCCCATCATAATCATTTTGAATCACAAGATTCTCCAATTAGTAGCCAACAACAAGAAGATCAAGAGGTGCAGCTGGCAACTAGTGATGCCTCAAGAAAAGGGCCATCACCCCAACAAAAG AAAAAAGGAGCGAGTTCCACATCAGAGAAGGCAGTGGATGCAAAGGTGAAG ACACTGAGACggttggcacaaaacagagaagCTGCAAGGAAAAGCCGTCTGAGGAAAAAG GCTTATGTGCAGCAACTAGAGTGTAGCAGATTAAAGCTTACTCAGCTGGAAAAGGAGGTAGAAAGAGCAAGATCACAGGTATCAGGaacaggaggaggaggaggaggaggagcaaTGATGTTTGACATGGAATATGGAAGATGGCTGGAAGATGAAGAGAGGCAGATGGGGGAGGTGAGGAGGGGGCTGGAGGGGGGAATATCGGACGGGGAGATGAGAGTGATAGTGGAGAGTTACATGAGCCACTACGACGAACTCTTCAGGCTGAAGGCGGAGGGTGCCAAGTGGGACGTGTTCCACATCATGAATGGCACATGGACATCCCCCGCAGAGAGGTGCTTCCTGTGGATGGGTGGTTTCAGGCCGTCAGACCTGGTGGGATTGCTGATACACCAGTTGGAGCCTCTTGCGGAGCAGCAGATCATAGCCATGTACGGACTGAGACACTCATCCCAGCAGGCTGAAGACGCTCTTTCTCAGGGGCTTGAGCAGCTCCACCACTCTCTCCTCCACACCATCTCCCTCCCTCAGATGCTTTCTGCCATGGCCAAGCTTTCCAACCTTGAAGCTTTCCTCCTTCAGGCTGATCATCTGAGGCAGCAAACTCTTCACCAATTCTGTCGATTTCTCACCATTCGTCAAGCAGCTCGCTGTTTCCTTGTCATTGGAGACTACTATGCTCGTCTTCGCGCCCTTAGTTCTCTTTGGGCCTCCAGGACCCTCATCAACAATCATCACGATAACTCATCCATCGACTTGCAAACGCAAAATCATTTCTCTAATTTCTGA
- the LOC112784567 gene encoding transcription factor TGA9-like isoform X7 produces MGDDNNNNKNDDGFCYPYHIDECMAILPHHEQQKWPNHNHAATLHSQMQKLARNYSKKGASSTSEKAVDAKVKTLRRLAQNREAARKSRLRKKAYVQQLECSRLKLTQLEKEVERARSQVSGTGGGGGGGAMMFDMEYGRWLEDEERQMGEVRRGLEGGISDGEMRVIVESYMSHYDELFRLKAEGAKWDVFHIMNGTWTSPAERCFLWMGGFRPSDLVGLLIHQLEPLAEQQIIAMYGLRHSSQQAEDALSQGLEQLHHSLLHTISLPQMLSAMAKLSNLEAFLLQADHLRQQTLHQFCRFLTIRQAARCFLVIGDYYARLRALSSLWASRTLINNHHDNSSIDLQTQNHFSNF; encoded by the exons ATGggagatgataataataataacaagaacGATGATGGTTTCTGCTACCCTTATCATATCGATGAATGCATGGCTATTCTTCCTCATCATGAACAACAGAAATGGCCTAATCATAATCATGCCGCTACTCTGCATTCACAAATGCAGAAACTTGCTAGAAATTATTCT AAAAAAGGAGCGAGTTCCACATCAGAGAAGGCAGTGGATGCAAAGGTGAAG ACACTGAGACggttggcacaaaacagagaagCTGCAAGGAAAAGCCGTCTGAGGAAAAAG GCTTATGTGCAGCAACTAGAGTGTAGCAGATTAAAGCTTACTCAGCTGGAAAAGGAGGTAGAAAGAGCAAGATCACAGGTATCAGGaacaggaggaggaggaggaggaggagcaaTGATGTTTGACATGGAATATGGAAGATGGCTGGAAGATGAAGAGAGGCAGATGGGGGAGGTGAGGAGGGGGCTGGAGGGGGGAATATCGGACGGGGAGATGAGAGTGATAGTGGAGAGTTACATGAGCCACTACGACGAACTCTTCAGGCTGAAGGCGGAGGGTGCCAAGTGGGACGTGTTCCACATCATGAATGGCACATGGACATCCCCCGCAGAGAGGTGCTTCCTGTGGATGGGTGGTTTCAGGCCGTCAGACCTGGTGGGATTGCTGATACACCAGTTGGAGCCTCTTGCGGAGCAGCAGATCATAGCCATGTACGGACTGAGACACTCATCCCAGCAGGCTGAAGACGCTCTTTCTCAGGGGCTTGAGCAGCTCCACCACTCTCTCCTCCACACCATCTCCCTCCCTCAGATGCTTTCTGCCATGGCCAAGCTTTCCAACCTTGAAGCTTTCCTCCTTCAGGCTGATCATCTGAGGCAGCAAACTCTTCACCAATTCTGTCGATTTCTCACCATTCGTCAAGCAGCTCGCTGTTTCCTTGTCATTGGAGACTACTATGCTCGTCTTCGCGCCCTTAGTTCTCTTTGGGCCTCCAGGACCCTCATCAACAATCATCACGATAACTCATCCATCGACTTGCAAACGCAAAATCATTTCTCTAATTTCTGA